A DNA window from Novipirellula caenicola contains the following coding sequences:
- a CDS encoding AP2/ERF family transcription factor: MSANRNITRIDRDSSGGFLVRLMRKGKKHTKFFADNEYGGKRKAQAAAKKFRDELESKLKGYTPQQLSKIVRSNNTSGVVGVRLVEEVDSRWPSKPTYQYWVAQWSPSKGVRKTQRFSVEKYGHDEAYKLAVKARAKGVASMKS; the protein is encoded by the coding sequence ATGAGTGCGAATCGAAACATCACACGGATTGACCGTGACAGTTCTGGGGGCTTCCTTGTTCGTTTGATGCGCAAGGGAAAGAAGCACACCAAGTTTTTTGCAGACAACGAATATGGTGGAAAACGCAAGGCTCAAGCCGCTGCGAAAAAATTCCGCGATGAGTTGGAAAGCAAGTTGAAGGGCTACACGCCACAACAATTGTCAAAGATTGTTCGCTCGAACAACACCTCTGGCGTCGTTGGGGTTCGGCTTGTCGAAGAGGTCGATTCACGTTGGCCGTCCAAGCCTACCTACCAATATTGGGTTGCTCAGTGGAGCCCAAGTAAGGGTGTACGAAAGACGCAGCGTTTCTCGGTTGAAAAGTACGGCCATGACGAAGCCTATAAGCTTGCCGTCAAGGCTCGTGCCAAGGGCGTCGCGAGCATGAAATCGTAA
- a CDS encoding alkaline phosphatase D family protein: MSYTANSKQRRYGIQRRDFMRYMATVSAIPTLALRAQAEVTEKPHFDGNPFTLGVASGDPLPDGVVIWTRLAVNPLEQGGMQHKSVRTRWEVATNESFSHVVRHGDAVATPDLGHSVHVEVDGLKPYHWYFYRFHAGNETSPVGRTRTAPAADAMPDRVRFAFTSCQHYETGYFNGYPHMQREDLDLVVHLGDYIYEYAGADKRPRKHIGGEIETLDDYRTRYSQYRLDQTLQETHRLFPWIVTWDDHEFDNNYANLVSEQDGVSPEAFLARRAAAYQAYYEFMPLRRSSFPQGPNMKLYRGCQYGRLANFHVLDTRQYRTDQPNGDHQKPMTGKVFDQNATMLGSQQENWLMQRLQESPSTWNVLAQQVMMAPLNRGEGDDRRYSMDQWPGYEVSRRRLLNFFHEKSISNPVVLTGDIHVNWVNDLQLDFQDPNSPLVGTELVGTAMTSGGNGGNVIPEYERAAAQNDFVRWYNSNRGYVSCEITPQSWTSHFRTTPFVDKPGSPIETKASFVIENGKPGAVQV, encoded by the coding sequence ATGTCCTACACAGCCAATTCGAAGCAACGTCGCTATGGAATCCAACGCCGCGACTTCATGCGATATATGGCGACCGTCTCGGCGATTCCAACGCTGGCCCTACGCGCGCAAGCCGAAGTGACCGAGAAGCCGCATTTTGACGGCAACCCGTTTACGCTAGGCGTTGCCTCGGGTGATCCCTTACCGGACGGTGTGGTCATTTGGACCCGATTGGCAGTGAACCCGCTTGAACAAGGCGGAATGCAACACAAATCGGTGCGGACGCGTTGGGAAGTGGCGACCAATGAATCGTTTTCCCATGTCGTGCGTCACGGGGATGCCGTCGCAACGCCCGATCTCGGACACTCGGTGCACGTCGAGGTCGACGGGCTGAAACCTTACCACTGGTACTTCTATCGCTTCCACGCTGGCAACGAAACCAGCCCCGTCGGTCGTACACGCACTGCACCCGCTGCCGATGCGATGCCCGACCGCGTTCGTTTCGCGTTCACCTCGTGCCAACACTACGAAACCGGTTATTTCAACGGCTATCCCCACATGCAGCGTGAGGATCTGGATTTGGTGGTTCATCTCGGCGACTATATTTACGAGTACGCCGGAGCGGACAAGCGTCCTCGTAAACACATTGGCGGTGAGATCGAAACGCTGGACGACTATCGAACTCGCTATTCGCAGTATCGACTCGACCAAACGCTACAAGAAACGCATCGGTTGTTTCCTTGGATCGTGACCTGGGACGACCACGAATTTGACAACAACTACGCGAACCTTGTCTCGGAACAGGACGGCGTCTCGCCGGAAGCCTTCTTGGCGCGACGTGCTGCGGCCTATCAAGCCTATTACGAATTCATGCCGCTGCGGCGAAGTTCGTTTCCGCAAGGACCGAACATGAAGCTGTATCGTGGTTGCCAATATGGACGGTTGGCCAATTTCCACGTGCTCGACACGAGGCAATACCGCACCGATCAACCTAACGGCGATCATCAAAAACCAATGACCGGCAAAGTGTTCGACCAAAATGCGACCATGCTCGGAAGTCAACAAGAAAATTGGCTGATGCAACGTTTGCAAGAATCACCCTCGACTTGGAATGTGCTTGCCCAACAGGTGATGATGGCGCCGCTGAATCGAGGTGAAGGCGACGACCGCCGCTACAGCATGGACCAGTGGCCTGGTTACGAAGTTAGCCGTCGTCGGTTGTTAAACTTCTTTCACGAGAAATCAATCTCCAATCCCGTCGTGTTGACCGGTGATATCCACGTCAATTGGGTCAACGATCTGCAGCTTGATTTCCAAGATCCCAACTCGCCATTGGTGGGGACCGAATTGGTTGGCACCGCGATGACGTCCGGCGGTAACGGCGGCAATGTGATTCCCGAGTATGAACGCGCTGCCGCACAAAACGACTTCGTGCGTTGGTACAATTCCAACCGCGGCTATGTCTCCTGCGAAATCACTCCGCAGTCGTGGACGTCTCACTTCCGCACCACCCCGTTCGTCGACAAACCTGGGTCTCCCATCGAGACCAAGGCGTCGTTCGTGATCGAAAACGGCAAACCCGGTGCCGTCCAGGTATAG
- a CDS encoding type III polyketide synthase, whose protein sequence is MKIHGMGTALPSLSVTQEVSAEIANGICCENDQQRRLLSTLYRRTGVKSRHSVLLESDAESSHNGSAVSSAPLSAETDEVGGAQVAEMEPGGSTTLMERANQSFYWPANNATDRGPTTAQRLVAYRDHGEGLAIEACQQAFADCDVSPDEITHLVTISCTGFHAPGVDIALIRQLGLPATVSRTNVGFMGCHGAMNGLRAAKAYADADPNARVLVVAVELCSLHQQYGWEPQRIVSNSLFADGAAAVIGSGADKNSDADRVTLTSSYSAIIPDTEEMMSWAIGDNGFEMYLSAEVPDVIRRATREPLEKWLNQSGLSLSEIQSWAIHPGGPRILDACAESLSLSDDDLLASRSVLSRCGNMSSPTVLFVLNELLSSGQKPPTLMLGFGPGLAMEAALFQ, encoded by the coding sequence ATGAAGATCCATGGTATGGGAACCGCTCTACCGAGTCTTTCCGTAACCCAAGAAGTCTCCGCCGAGATTGCCAACGGAATTTGTTGTGAGAACGACCAACAGCGACGTCTGTTATCGACGTTGTATCGTCGAACGGGGGTCAAATCCCGTCACAGCGTGCTGCTCGAATCGGACGCCGAATCGTCGCACAACGGTTCCGCAGTCTCCTCGGCTCCGCTCAGTGCAGAAACCGACGAAGTTGGCGGAGCGCAAGTGGCGGAAATGGAGCCCGGGGGCTCGACCACGCTGATGGAGCGAGCGAACCAATCGTTTTATTGGCCGGCCAACAATGCAACGGATCGCGGCCCCACGACGGCACAACGATTGGTCGCCTACCGTGACCATGGCGAAGGGTTGGCGATTGAGGCGTGTCAACAGGCGTTTGCCGATTGCGACGTTTCTCCGGACGAGATCACGCATCTGGTGACGATTTCCTGCACCGGATTTCACGCCCCGGGGGTCGATATCGCATTGATTCGGCAACTTGGGTTGCCCGCAACCGTGTCGCGGACCAACGTGGGATTTATGGGATGCCACGGGGCGATGAACGGACTGCGCGCGGCCAAGGCCTATGCCGACGCTGACCCCAATGCGCGGGTGTTGGTTGTCGCAGTTGAGCTGTGCAGTTTGCATCAACAATATGGCTGGGAGCCTCAGCGGATCGTTTCGAATTCGCTGTTCGCCGACGGCGCCGCCGCGGTGATTGGATCGGGCGCGGACAAGAACAGTGACGCCGACCGAGTCACGTTGACCAGCAGTTATTCGGCAATCATCCCCGACACCGAAGAGATGATGTCATGGGCGATTGGGGACAACGGTTTCGAGATGTACTTGTCGGCCGAAGTGCCCGACGTGATTCGCCGCGCAACACGCGAGCCACTCGAAAAATGGCTGAACCAGTCCGGCTTGTCCTTGTCAGAGATTCAATCCTGGGCCATTCATCCTGGCGGTCCACGCATTTTAGATGCGTGCGCCGAATCGCTTTCGCTCAGCGATGACGACTTGCTCGCCTCGCGAAGCGTATTGAGCCGTTGTGGAAACATGTCGTCGCCGACGGTTTTGTTTGTGCTGAACGAGTTGCTCAGCAGCGGCCAAAAGCCTCCGACGTTGATGCTTGGTTTCGGCCCTGGCTTGGCAATGGAAGCGGCGCTGTTTCAGTAG